Proteins encoded within one genomic window of Candidatus Saccharimonadales bacterium:
- a CDS encoding polymer-forming cytoskeletal protein — MRKESIVGIVGNETIIGSGVSVKGNLTSEHDIIVDGTISGNIKTKGSLSVGVNANIKGNLIGRDVTVAGQIEGDVKAANHVSIQETGRVNGNIASGSIAISTGGVFIGTSIMTSTPSELQPPADSPDAAPEPEAD; from the coding sequence ATGAGAAAAGAATCAATCGTAGGTATTGTTGGCAACGAAACAATTATTGGTTCGGGAGTTTCAGTCAAAGGTAATTTAACCAGCGAACACGATATTATCGTAGATGGCACTATATCCGGAAATATCAAAACTAAGGGGTCACTCTCGGTTGGTGTAAATGCCAATATCAAAGGTAATTTGATCGGTCGCGACGTTACCGTAGCTGGTCAAATTGAAGGTGACGTCAAAGCCGCCAATCACGTTAGTATTCAAGAAACTGGTCGAGTTAATGGCAATATAGCATCCGGTAGCATTGCGATCAGCACCGGTGGAGTTTTTATTGGTACCAGCATCATGACCTCTACCCCATCAGAACTCCAGCCGCCAGCCGATTCACCAGATGCTGCGCCCGAGCCGGAAGCAGACTAA